One region of Oryza sativa Japonica Group chromosome 10, ASM3414082v1 genomic DNA includes:
- the LOC4349433 gene encoding chlorophyllide a oxygenase, chloroplastic: MTTVASLSLLPHLLIKPSFRCCSRKGVGRYGGIKVYAVLGDDGADYAKNNAWEALFHVDDPGPRVPIAKGKFLDVNQALEVVRFDIQYCDWRARQDLLTIMVLHNKVVEVLNPLAREFKSIGTLRKELAELQEELAKAHNQVHLSETRVSSALDKLAQMETLVNDRLLQDGGSSASTAECTSLAPSTSSASRVVNKKPPRRSLNVSGPVQPYNPSLKNFWYPVAFSSDLKDDTMVPIDCFEEQWVIFRGKDGRPGCVMNTCAHRACPLHLGSVNEGRIQCPYHGWEYSTDGKCEKMPSTKMLNVRIRSLPCFEQEGMVWIWPGNDPPKSTIPSLLPPSGFTIHAEIVMELPVEHGLLLDNLLDLAHAPFTHTSTFAKGWSVPSLVKFLTPSSGLQGYWDPYPIDMEFRPPCMVLSTIGISKPGKLEGKSTKQCSTHLHQLHICLPSSRNKTRLLYRMSLDFAPWIKHVPFMHILWSHFAEKVLNEDLRLVLGQQERMINGANVWNWPVSYDKLGIRYRLWRDAIERGVDRLPFSNQSESGS; this comes from the exons ATGACCACTGTGGCATCGCTGTCTTTGCTGCCGCACTTGCTCATCAAGCCTTCCTTCAGGTGTTGCTCCAGAAAG GGTGTTGGTAGATATGGAGGAATCAAGGTGTATGCGGTGCTCGGTGATGATGGAGCTGACTATGCAAAGAACAACGCATGGGAGGCCTTGTTCCATGTCGATGACCCGGGGCCAAGGGTTCCAATTGCAAAAGGCAAGTTCTTGGATGTCAACCAAGCTCTTGAGGTGGTCCGGTTCGATATCCAGTATTGCGATTGGAGGGCGCGGCAGGACCTCCTCACCATCATGGTTCTTCACAACAAG GTGGTAGAGGTTCTTAATCCTTTAGCAAGGGAGTTCAAGTCAATTGGAACCTTGAGGAAAGAGCTTGCAGAATTACAGGAAGAATTGGCAAAAGCTCACAATCAG GTTCATCTGTCGGAAACTAGAGTATCATCTGCCCTTGATAAGTTGGCACAAATGGAGACCCTTGTCAACGACAGACTGTTGCAAGATGGAGGCTCTAGCGCATCTACAGCCGAGTGCACTTCCCTTGCTCCAAGCACGTCATCAGCGTCCCGTGTTGTAAACAAGAAACCTCCTCGCCGGAGTCTGAACGTGTCTGGTCCAGTGCAGCCATACAATCCCAGTCTGAAGAACTTCTGGTACCCAGTTGCTTTCTCCAGTGACCTAAAAGACGATACAATG GTGCCAATAGATTGTTTTGAGGAGCAGTGGGTAATTTTCCGAGGAAAGGATGGGAGACCTGGATGTGTTATGAACACATGTGCTCACAGAGCTTGCCCTCTTCATCTTGGCTCAGTTAATGAGGGCAGAATCCAATGCCCTTACCATG GTTGGGAGTATTCAACTGATGGAAAATGTGAGAAAATGCCATCCACAAAGATGCTCAACGTGCGCATCCGGTCATTACCATGCTTTGAGCAAGAAGGAATGGTTTGGATATGGCCTGGCAATGACCCACCGAAGTCGACTATCCCTTCTCTGCTGCCTCCTTCAGGATTTACAATTCACGCAGAG ATAGTGATGGAGCTACCAGTGGAGCATGGACTTCTTCTGGACAATCTATTAGATCTTGCTCATGCTCCTTTTACTCATACATCCACCTTTGCCAAGGGTTGGAGTGTTCCAAG CTTGGTGAAGTTCTTGACACCTTCATCTGGGCTTCAAGGATACTGGGATCCATACCCGATCGACATGGAATTTCGACCACCATGCATGGTGTTGTCAACCATTGGCATCTCAAAGCCTGGAAAACTAGAGGGGAAGAGCACCAAGCAATGTTCGACGCATCTCCACCAGCTCCATATCTGTTTGCCCTCCTCTAGGAATAAAACCAGGCTGCTCTACCGGATGTCTCTCGACTTCGCTCCATGGATCAAGCATGTCCCTTTCATGCATATACTATGGTCACATTTTGCTGAGAAG GTCTTGAATGAGGATCTTCGACTCGTGCTCGGGCAGCAAGAACGGATGATCAATGGCGCAAATGTCTGGAACTGGCCAGTATCATATGACAAGCTTGGTATCCGGTATCGGTTGTGGAGAGACGCCATTGAGAGGGGAGTAGACAGGTTGCCATTCAGTAACCAAAGTGAGAGTGGATCATAG